The following are from one region of the Cetobacterium somerae genome:
- a CDS encoding biotin/lipoyl-containing protein: MIKVYKVKIGEKVYEVEVESVKEINGTISTPASTTAAPAAPVSAPAGNGTKVEAPMQGLVVSIEVTPGARVKAGDTLLILEAMKMENPIVSPVDGVVESITVNKGDTIDGGVVVATIA, from the coding sequence ATGATAAAAGTATATAAAGTTAAAATTGGAGAAAAAGTATACGAGGTAGAAGTAGAATCAGTTAAAGAAATAAATGGGACAATATCAACACCAGCATCAACAACTGCAGCACCAGCTGCTCCAGTATCTGCACCAGCAGGAAATGGAACAAAAGTTGAAGCACCTATGCAAGGTTTAGTAGTATCAATAGAGGTAACTCCAGGAGCTAGAGTAAAAGCAGGAGACACTTTACTAATATTAGAAGCTATGAAAATGGAAAATCCAATCGTATCACCAGTTGATGGAGTAGTAGAGTCAATAACTGTAAATAAAGGTGACACAATTGATGGTGGAGTAGTAGTAGCAACAATAGCTTAA
- a CDS encoding oxaloacetate decarboxylase subunit alpha: MKNKVKITETCLRDGHQSLIATRLTTAEILPIVEKMDEVGYHALEVWGGATFDACIRFLNEDPWERLREIKKRAKNTKLQMLLRGQNLLGYRHYADDIVEEFVKKSIENGIDIIRIFDALNDTRNLKVAAEATKKYGGHCQLSIAYTISPVHTTEYYKELAKEMESMGADSIVIKDMAGILLPETGYNLIKEIKSVINVPLELHTHATSGIASMLYLRAVDAGIDIIDTSISTFAGGTAQPATESMVRTFEDGERDPELNLTLLKEIAEYFKPIRKKYMDEKVLNMQAYFVEPSILEYQLPGGMLSNLVSQLTAQKAADKYEDVLKEIPRVREDLGYPPLVTPLSQMVGTQAVFNVLTGERYKMVPKEIKDYVKGLYGKSPAPMSEEIKKKIIGDEPVFTGRPADLLKPEYAEIAKEIGDLAKCPEDVLMYAMFPQIAKPYLENRNKPKVEKEYRNINIIF; this comes from the coding sequence TTGAAAAATAAAGTTAAAATAACAGAAACTTGTCTAAGAGATGGACATCAATCTCTAATAGCCACAAGATTGACAACTGCAGAGATCCTTCCAATTGTAGAAAAAATGGATGAAGTTGGATATCATGCATTAGAGGTTTGGGGAGGAGCCACTTTTGATGCTTGTATTAGATTTCTAAATGAGGATCCTTGGGAGAGATTAAGAGAGATAAAAAAGAGAGCAAAAAATACAAAGTTACAAATGTTATTAAGAGGGCAAAACCTTTTAGGATATAGACACTATGCTGATGATATAGTAGAAGAATTTGTAAAAAAATCAATAGAGAATGGTATTGATATAATTAGAATATTTGATGCTTTAAACGATACAAGAAATTTAAAGGTTGCAGCAGAAGCTACTAAAAAATATGGTGGACACTGTCAGCTTTCAATCGCTTATACAATAAGTCCTGTTCATACAACAGAGTACTATAAAGAGTTAGCAAAAGAGATGGAAAGTATGGGTGCTGATTCAATTGTTATAAAAGATATGGCTGGAATATTATTGCCTGAAACAGGATATAATTTAATAAAAGAGATCAAGTCAGTAATTAATGTACCGTTAGAGTTACACACTCATGCAACAAGTGGAATAGCAAGTATGCTATACTTAAGAGCTGTAGATGCAGGAATTGATATTATAGATACATCAATTTCAACTTTTGCAGGAGGAACAGCACAACCAGCAACAGAATCTATGGTTAGAACTTTTGAGGATGGAGAAAGAGATCCAGAGCTTAATTTAACACTTTTAAAAGAGATTGCAGAGTACTTTAAGCCAATTAGAAAAAAATATATGGATGAAAAGGTTTTAAATATGCAAGCTTACTTTGTTGAGCCAAGTATTTTAGAATATCAGCTACCAGGAGGAATGTTATCAAATCTAGTTTCTCAACTAACAGCTCAAAAAGCAGCTGATAAATATGAGGATGTTTTAAAAGAGATTCCAAGAGTTAGAGAAGATTTAGGATACCCTCCATTAGTAACACCATTAAGTCAAATGGTAGGAACGCAGGCAGTATTTAATGTACTGACTGGAGAAAGATACAAAATGGTTCCTAAAGAGATAAAGGATTATGTAAAAGGTTTATATGGAAAATCTCCAGCACCGATGTCTGAAGAGATAAAGAAAAAAATTATTGGAGATGAACCAGTATTTACAGGAAGACCAGCAGATCTTTTAAAACCTGAATATGCTGAAATAGCAAAGGAAATAGGAGATTTAGCAAAATGTCCAGAAGATGTTTTAATGTATGCTATGTTCCCACAAATTGCTAAGCCATACTTAGAAAATAGAAATAAACCTAAAGTAGAAAAAGAGTACAGAAATATAAATATAATTTTTTAG
- a CDS encoding GntR family transcriptional regulator, with the protein MVIKKKKSIREQVYDYLKDEIVNGKIKEGSRIVEEEFAEKLNISRTPLREAIRMLELEGLIEAREKGGVTVPKTTKKDVEEVVKIRIALETVIFEELFERVTEKDIERLEENVAKAAAIVNDEEKSLEVFKYFSEFNKILYSISDLPRVVTLINNLNLYLKKFRKISAENNNRRLSAHRDHTKIVELIKAGNKEEAIAVNRKHLLEAKEFLIKQVES; encoded by the coding sequence ATGGTTATAAAAAAGAAAAAATCAATTCGTGAGCAAGTGTATGATTATCTAAAGGATGAAATTGTAAACGGAAAGATAAAAGAAGGAAGTAGAATAGTAGAAGAGGAATTTGCAGAAAAGCTTAATATAAGTAGAACACCTTTAAGAGAAGCAATTAGAATGCTTGAATTAGAAGGACTTATTGAAGCAAGAGAAAAGGGTGGGGTAACAGTACCCAAAACCACTAAAAAGGATGTAGAGGAAGTAGTAAAGATTAGAATAGCTTTAGAAACAGTTATCTTTGAAGAACTATTTGAAAGAGTAACGGAAAAAGATATCGAAAGATTAGAAGAGAATGTAGCTAAAGCAGCAGCTATAGTTAATGATGAAGAGAAATCTTTAGAAGTTTTTAAATACTTCTCTGAATTTAATAAAATACTTTATAGTATTTCTGATCTTCCAAGAGTGGTAACTCTAATAAATAATTTGAATTTATATTTAAAAAAGTTTAGAAAAATATCAGCTGAAAACAATAATAGAAGATTAAGTGCTCATAGAGATCACACTAAAATAGTAGAATTAATAAAAGCTGGTAATAAAGAAGAGGCTATAGCTGTAAATAGAAAGCATCTATTAGAAGCTAAAGAGTTCTTGATAAAACAGGTTGAAAGTTAA
- the citD gene encoding citrate lyase acyl carrier protein → MEIKVKAVAGTLESSDMYVIIEPNATGIELEIESVVMGQYGDDVRRVILESLEELGVTSAKVLVNDKGAIEPVIKSRIQTVVTRAAQQKFTWK, encoded by the coding sequence ATGGAGATCAAAGTAAAAGCAGTGGCAGGTACTCTTGAATCAAGTGATATGTACGTAATAATTGAGCCAAATGCTACAGGAATTGAATTAGAAATTGAAAGCGTTGTAATGGGACAATACGGAGATGACGTTAGAAGAGTAATTTTAGAAAGCTTAGAAGAGCTTGGAGTTACTTCAGCTAAAGTTTTAGTTAATGATAAAGGGGCTATTGAGCCAGTAATCAAAAGCAGAATCCAGACAGTTGTTACAAGAGCAGCTCAACAAAAATTCACTTGGAAGTAG
- the rpoN gene encoding RNA polymerase factor sigma-54, which yields MDFKLGLDQSLKLNLSMEMKISIEILKMSLKELKEYLNKESVKNSNIEIVFPKSNFSKNEGYENYIENIGEEDESLISYLEEQITYLEIKREVRDILEYLINNLDERGYLISNLEELRKNGGFKLNVFKDAVKILHTLEPIGVGATNLIECLKIQLENKGILTDTLANILDKNLEDIANADLKKISLERDIPLAKVKEYINTIKNLNPKPARGFYVNKKTNYIIPDLFVEINNGELIVNLNESEIPKIKLKSENKKDQIMVLALEKGLIKRGETLLEVGKYVLNYQKDYILFNKNLKTLKVKDIAYSLNLHESTISRTLKDKFIKINGKIESLKKYIILDDKTELIKREILKIIESEDKKNPLSDEKILKKLMEKNLLVQRRTIGKYREELGIHSSRKRKK from the coding sequence ATGGACTTTAAATTGGGATTAGATCAAAGTTTAAAATTAAATCTTTCTATGGAGATGAAAATATCTATAGAGATTTTAAAAATGAGTTTAAAAGAATTAAAAGAATATTTGAACAAAGAAAGTGTAAAGAACTCAAATATAGAGATTGTTTTTCCAAAATCTAATTTTTCAAAAAATGAAGGTTATGAAAACTATATTGAGAATATAGGTGAGGAAGATGAGAGTTTAATAAGTTACTTAGAAGAGCAAATAACTTATTTAGAAATAAAAAGAGAAGTTAGAGATATTTTAGAATATCTAATAAATAATTTAGATGAAAGAGGTTATTTAATTTCTAATTTAGAGGAGTTAAGAAAAAATGGTGGTTTTAAATTAAATGTATTTAAAGATGCTGTAAAAATTTTACATACATTAGAACCTATAGGTGTCGGTGCAACTAATCTCATAGAGTGTTTAAAAATTCAACTTGAAAATAAAGGTATTCTAACTGATACATTAGCAAATATTTTAGATAAAAATTTAGAGGATATTGCAAATGCAGATTTAAAAAAAATATCTTTAGAAAGAGATATTCCATTAGCTAAAGTTAAAGAGTATATAAATACAATAAAAAATTTAAATCCTAAACCTGCAAGAGGTTTTTATGTAAATAAAAAAACAAATTATATTATTCCTGATTTATTTGTAGAAATAAATAATGGAGAACTTATTGTAAATCTAAATGAATCAGAAATTCCAAAAATAAAATTAAAAAGTGAAAATAAGAAAGATCAAATTATGGTATTAGCTTTAGAAAAGGGATTAATAAAAAGAGGTGAAACACTCTTAGAAGTTGGAAAATATGTTTTAAATTATCAAAAGGATTATATTCTTTTTAACAAAAATTTAAAGACATTGAAAGTAAAAGATATTGCTTATAGTTTAAATCTTCATGAATCAACAATTTCAAGAACTTTAAAAGATAAATTTATAAAAATAAATGGAAAAATAGAGAGTTTAAAAAAATATATTATTTTAGATGATAAAACTGAACTAATAAAAAGAGAAATTTTAAAAATTATTGAAAGTGAAGATAAAAAAAATCCTTTATCAGATGAAAAAATTTTAAAAAAACTTATGGAAAAAAATCTATTAGTACAGAGAAGAACTATAGGAAAATATAGAGAAGAACTTGGGATTCATTCTAGTAGAAAAAGAAAAAAATAG
- the bioA gene encoding adenosylmethionine--8-amino-7-oxononanoate transaminase yields the protein MKNLSDLQKKDLDHIFHPCSQMKDYEQLPPMVIVKGDGLYVEDEFGNRYMDCVSSWWVNLFGHCNPRINAAIKEQIDKLEHIIFANFSHEAAIELGERLTSVAPEGLNKLIFTDNGSSSTEVAIKLSFQYHAQTGNPQKKTFVSIDGAYHGETIGALGVGNMDRFTDVYKPLLKEGVKVKGPDCFNCSFGKKRESCDAECFIFMEEYLKENGNIVSGVIIESMVQGVAGMRIYSPVYLKKLRILTEELNIHLIVDEIAMGFGRTGKMFAIEHAGVSPDIMCIGKGLTAGYFPMSIVLITDKLYNAFYADYSEGKSFLHSHSYSGNPIGCRIAVETLKIFEDENILDVIKEKGDYLRKAASEKLKDIPYFGEYRQIGLIGAIELVGIPGERAGYEIYKIALKKGAILRPLGNIVYFMPPYIITREEIDKMLDIFNESLREYLETID from the coding sequence ATGAAAAACCTAAGTGATTTACAGAAAAAAGATTTAGATCATATCTTTCACCCATGTTCACAGATGAAAGACTATGAACAACTTCCTCCTATGGTAATAGTAAAAGGAGATGGATTATACGTAGAAGATGAGTTTGGAAATAGATATATGGATTGTGTATCAAGTTGGTGGGTAAACCTATTTGGACACTGTAATCCAAGAATTAATGCAGCTATAAAAGAACAGATAGATAAATTAGAACATATAATTTTTGCAAATTTTTCTCACGAAGCAGCAATTGAATTGGGAGAAAGATTGACATCTGTTGCACCAGAAGGACTTAATAAACTTATATTTACAGATAATGGTTCTTCAAGTACAGAAGTAGCTATAAAATTAAGTTTTCAATATCATGCTCAAACAGGAAATCCGCAGAAAAAAACATTTGTTTCAATAGATGGTGCTTATCATGGAGAAACAATTGGTGCTTTAGGTGTTGGAAATATGGATAGATTTACAGATGTTTACAAACCACTTTTAAAAGAGGGAGTAAAAGTAAAGGGACCAGATTGTTTTAACTGTTCTTTTGGTAAAAAAAGAGAGAGTTGTGATGCAGAATGCTTTATCTTTATGGAAGAATATTTAAAAGAAAATGGGAATATAGTTTCTGGAGTAATAATTGAATCAATGGTTCAAGGTGTTGCAGGAATGAGAATATACTCACCAGTATATCTGAAAAAGTTAAGAATACTAACAGAAGAGTTAAATATTCATTTAATCGTAGATGAGATAGCAATGGGATTTGGAAGAACAGGAAAAATGTTTGCAATAGAACATGCAGGTGTTAGTCCTGATATTATGTGTATTGGTAAAGGTTTAACAGCTGGATATTTTCCAATGTCTATAGTTTTGATAACAGATAAATTATATAATGCATTTTATGCTGATTATTCAGAAGGAAAATCGTTTTTACACTCTCATAGTTATTCTGGAAATCCTATTGGATGTAGAATAGCTGTAGAAACTTTAAAGATTTTTGAAGATGAAAATATTTTAGATGTTATAAAAGAAAAAGGTGATTATTTAAGAAAAGCTGCATCAGAAAAATTAAAGGATATCCCTTATTTTGGAGAATATAGACAAATAGGATTAATTGGAGCTATTGAATTAGTTGGAATTCCTGGAGAAAGAGCAGGATACGAAATATATAAAATAGCTTTGAAAAAAGGAGCTATTTTAAGACCATTAGGAAACATTGTTTATTTTATGCCACCCTATATAATTACAAGGGAAGAGATAGATAAAATGTTAGATATCTTCAATGAATCACTTAGGGAGTATCTAGAGACAATTGATTAA
- a CDS encoding energy transducer TonB translates to MNKFYILSAILHGIVIFFLFGFAKDEELKFREKNTMIVSVKNRRAVSNNSNISSVKQSEQKEEVQDEKVIPEEKPVEQEKTKEKVKKIIKKEEVKKKKSETKKSDNKEKKTNSNKVKESYNEFEDQNRFLQGEDGVFTAISLDGIEYEILKEVDPQYPIKARKIGYNGVGSIKVNFLVDIDGTVKDVKFISGESKFGFREEVEKALKKWKFKPIIYKGKIIKVHFEKEFKFKKN, encoded by the coding sequence ATGAATAAATTTTACATCTTATCAGCTATTTTACATGGTATAGTTATATTTTTTCTATTTGGATTTGCAAAGGATGAAGAGTTAAAGTTTAGAGAGAAAAATACGATGATAGTATCAGTAAAAAATAGAAGAGCAGTTAGTAATAATAGTAATATTAGCTCAGTAAAACAGAGTGAACAAAAAGAAGAGGTTCAAGATGAAAAGGTTATACCTGAAGAGAAGCCAGTAGAACAAGAAAAAACAAAGGAAAAAGTTAAAAAAATAATAAAAAAAGAAGAGGTTAAGAAAAAAAAGTCAGAAACTAAAAAGTCAGATAATAAAGAGAAAAAAACTAATTCTAATAAAGTAAAAGAAAGCTACAATGAGTTTGAAGACCAAAATAGATTTTTACAAGGAGAGGATGGAGTATTCACAGCGATATCATTAGATGGTATAGAATATGAGATATTAAAAGAAGTAGATCCTCAATATCCTATAAAAGCGAGAAAAATAGGATATAATGGAGTTGGTAGTATTAAGGTTAATTTTCTTGTAGATATTGATGGTACAGTAAAAGATGTAAAGTTTATATCTGGTGAAAGTAAGTTTGGATTTAGAGAAGAAGTAGAAAAAGCTTTAAAAAAATGGAAGTTTAAGCCAATTATATACAAGGGGAAGATAATTAAAGTTCATTTTGAAAAAGAGTTTAAATTTAAAAAAAATTAA
- a CDS encoding sodium ion-translocating decarboxylase subunit beta encodes MEFLNNLFATTGIAMMTVNQGIMILVALFLLFLAIKKQYEPYLLLPIAFGMLLVNLPAPVSEGIMDKNGLLNILYQGVKYGVYPPLIFLAIGASTDFGPLIANPKSLLLGAAAQLGIFGAFVGAVLLGLNGNEAASIGIIGGADGPTAIYLTSKLAPHMLGPIAVAAYSYMALVPVIQPPIIKLLTTKEERQIKMTQLRTVSKREKILFPIVVTIVVTLIIPSAIPLVGMLMFGNLAKESGLVPNLVEHIKGALMYIITIFIGLTVGATTNAEAFLNLATIKIIILGLFAFSFGTAGGVIFGKVMCKLSKGTINPMIGAAGVSAVPMAARVVQKVGQEENPSNFLLMHAMGPNVAGVIGSAVAAGVLLAMFK; translated from the coding sequence ATGGAGTTTTTAAATAATCTATTTGCAACAACAGGAATTGCAATGATGACAGTAAATCAAGGGATTATGATATTAGTTGCCTTATTCCTATTGTTTTTAGCAATAAAGAAGCAGTATGAACCATATCTTTTACTTCCAATAGCTTTTGGAATGCTATTAGTTAATCTACCAGCACCAGTAAGTGAAGGAATAATGGATAAAAATGGACTTTTAAATATTTTATATCAAGGAGTTAAATATGGAGTTTATCCTCCGTTAATATTCTTAGCAATTGGAGCAAGTACAGACTTCGGTCCGTTAATTGCAAACCCTAAGAGTTTACTTCTTGGAGCAGCAGCACAACTTGGAATTTTTGGAGCTTTCGTAGGAGCAGTTCTATTGGGATTAAACGGTAACGAAGCAGCATCTATCGGTATTATAGGTGGAGCAGATGGACCAACAGCAATTTACTTAACTTCAAAATTAGCACCACATATGCTAGGACCGATAGCAGTTGCGGCTTATTCATATATGGCATTAGTACCAGTAATTCAGCCACCTATTATTAAATTACTAACAACTAAAGAGGAAAGACAAATAAAGATGACTCAACTTAGAACTGTAAGTAAAAGAGAGAAAATTCTTTTCCCAATAGTGGTAACAATAGTAGTAACTTTAATAATTCCATCAGCAATTCCACTAGTAGGAATGTTAATGTTTGGAAACTTAGCTAAGGAGAGTGGACTTGTTCCAAACTTAGTTGAACATATAAAAGGAGCTCTAATGTATATAATTACAATATTTATTGGATTAACAGTTGGAGCTACAACAAATGCGGAAGCATTTTTAAATCTTGCAACAATAAAGATAATAATTTTAGGACTTTTCGCTTTCTCTTTTGGAACGGCTGGAGGAGTAATCTTTGGAAAGGTTATGTGTAAACTTAGCAAAGGTACAATAAATCCAATGATAGGAGCAGCAGGAGTAAGTGCTGTACCGATGGCAGCTAGAGTTGTTCAAAAAGTAGGACAAGAGGAAAATCCAAGTAACTTCTTACTGATGCATGCAATGGGACCAAACGTAGCGGGAGTTATAGGTTCAGCAGTAGCAGCAGGAGTGTTACTAGCAATGTTTAAATAA
- a CDS encoding MotA/TolQ/ExbB proton channel family protein, with the protein MLYYIKAGGPILYILLILSVVSLGVILERSLCFIKNKTSVDSKFKKEIKELLIDGKYNEAIEFSKKEKGVVGKTLTKFLIRYCLVGDYKNSDELLREIELEEMDILERNTYILGIIAYTAPMIGLLGTVTGMIQAFGKIAVSGTGDPNAIAGGISQALLTTAGGLIIAIPSIIAYNIFNKKIEKMSLEVEKIATFIVNIVKR; encoded by the coding sequence ATGTTATATTATATAAAAGCTGGAGGACCAATACTTTATATACTACTTATTTTATCAGTGGTTTCTTTAGGAGTAATTTTAGAAAGGTCATTGTGTTTTATAAAAAATAAAACATCAGTAGACTCTAAGTTTAAAAAAGAGATAAAAGAACTTTTAATAGATGGAAAATATAATGAAGCTATAGAGTTTTCGAAAAAAGAAAAAGGTGTAGTTGGAAAAACTTTAACAAAATTTTTAATCCGTTATTGTTTAGTCGGAGATTATAAAAACAGTGATGAACTTTTAAGAGAGATTGAATTAGAAGAGATGGATATACTAGAAAGAAATACATATATTCTAGGAATTATTGCATATACAGCTCCTATGATAGGACTTTTAGGAACAGTTACAGGTATGATTCAAGCCTTTGGAAAAATTGCGGTTTCTGGAACAGGTGACCCCAATGCTATAGCAGGAGGAATATCTCAAGCTTTATTAACAACTGCAGGCGGATTAATAATAGCTATACCATCAATAATAGCTTATAATATATTTAATAAAAAAATAGAAAAAATGAGTTTAGAAGTTGAAAAAATAGCTACATTTATAGTAAATATAGTGAAGAGGTAA
- a CDS encoding OadG family protein has translation MFKGAISLITSLEITLISMLVVFTILAILAFVLSLFKYIPAEKVQEVKKATPAAAPKKVEREKFDPSKITSEEMRVAMMVACIEAAGEDKDANVRVVGIKELN, from the coding sequence ATGTTTAAAGGAGCAATATCACTTATAACGTCTCTTGAAATAACTTTAATAAGTATGCTAGTTGTATTTACAATATTAGCTATATTAGCTTTTGTTCTTTCTCTGTTTAAATATATCCCAGCAGAAAAAGTTCAAGAGGTAAAAAAAGCTACACCAGCAGCAGCACCAAAAAAAGTTGAAAGAGAAAAGTTTGATCCATCTAAAATAACAAGTGAAGAGATGAGAGTAGCAATGATGGTAGCATGTATAGAGGCAGCTGGAGAAGATAAAGATGCCAATGTAAGAGTTGTAGGAATAAAAGAATTAAACTAA
- a CDS encoding aldolase/citrate lyase family protein: protein MKLRRSMLFIPGNNPGVIKDVHIYRPDSIMFDLEDAIAVTEKDSARFLVYNMLQKMRPVYKSLNIETVVRINALDTEYGVEDLEFIVRAQPDIIRIPKTDTPKDVLDVEAHVERIEKEAGIPVGTTKLMVAIESPLGALNAYQIATSSKRLVGMAIGGEDYVTNLKTNRSPEGVELFTGRGLIVMAARAAGIDALDSVYSDVNNDEGFIKEATMIKQMGFSGKSLIHPRQIELLHKVYTPSDIDIKKAKKIVDATREALEQNKGVFTVDGKMVDKPIIERAEHVLRLAKAAGVRLGGDE from the coding sequence ATGAAATTAAGACGTTCGATGCTTTTTATTCCAGGAAATAATCCAGGAGTAATAAAAGATGTACATATATATAGACCAGATTCAATAATGTTTGACTTAGAGGATGCAATTGCTGTAACAGAAAAGGATTCAGCTAGATTCTTAGTTTACAACATGTTACAAAAAATGAGACCAGTATATAAGAGTTTAAATATAGAAACTGTTGTAAGAATCAATGCTTTAGATACAGAGTATGGAGTAGAGGACTTAGAATTTATTGTAAGAGCTCAGCCAGATATTATAAGAATACCTAAAACAGATACACCAAAAGATGTTTTAGATGTTGAGGCTCATGTAGAAAGAATTGAAAAAGAAGCTGGAATTCCAGTTGGAACAACAAAGTTAATGGTAGCTATAGAGAGTCCATTAGGAGCTTTAAATGCTTACCAAATTGCAACTTCTTCAAAGAGACTAGTAGGAATGGCTATTGGTGGAGAGGACTATGTAACTAACTTAAAAACAAATAGATCTCCAGAAGGTGTAGAGTTATTTACAGGAAGAGGATTAATAGTAATGGCAGCTAGAGCAGCTGGAATAGATGCCTTAGATTCTGTTTACTCAGATGTAAATAATGATGAAGGATTTATAAAAGAAGCAACAATGATTAAGCAGATGGGATTCTCAGGAAAATCATTAATTCACCCAAGACAGATTGAGTTACTTCATAAAGTATATACTCCTTCAGATATTGATATAAAGAAAGCTAAGAAAATTGTAGATGCAACAAGAGAAGCTTTAGAGCAAAACAAAGGGGTATTTACAGTGGATGGTAAAATGGTAGATAAGCCAATTATTGAAAGAGCTGAACATGTTTTAAGACTAGCAAAGGCAGCTGGGGTAAGATTAGGAGGAGACGAGTAA
- a CDS encoding ExbD/TolR family protein, with the protein MKRRTKRRSLATPDLTPLIDVVFLLLIFFMLVTTFDKYSGFKLELPKGGVVSETSKDIYELVIDQDENYFLLVDKISNPITLETLGEKVTNINEITISADKNLKYEVVVKAIGVLKSSGVDKVELNFYE; encoded by the coding sequence ATGAAAAGAAGGACAAAAAGAAGAAGTTTAGCAACTCCAGATTTAACACCTTTAATTGATGTTGTTTTCCTACTTTTAATTTTTTTCATGTTAGTTACAACTTTTGATAAGTATAGTGGATTTAAATTAGAGCTTCCTAAGGGTGGTGTAGTTTCTGAAACATCTAAGGATATATATGAATTAGTTATAGATCAAGATGAAAATTATTTTTTATTAGTGGATAAAATTTCTAATCCTATTACCTTAGAAACTTTGGGAGAAAAGGTAACAAATATAAATGAGATAACAATAAGTGCAGATAAAAATTTAAAATATGAAGTTGTAGTGAAAGCTATTGGAGTTTTAAAAAGTAGTGGTGTTGACAAAGTGGAGCTGAATTTTTATGAATAA